A genome region from Chloroflexota bacterium includes the following:
- a CDS encoding AAA family ATPase, whose protein sequence is MKQAYLLTGPPGVGKTTLIKGAISAVEQKAGGFYTREIRKQGVRQGFEIVTLDGASAILASVDFHGPHRVSKYGVMVDNLDNVGVAALRWATRECNIIVVDEIGKMELFSLAFREAVLEALDSGKKLLGTIMLAPHPWADRLKRDPRVEVVMVSRTDQQRVAQELQGWLRGD, encoded by the coding sequence ATGAAGCAGGCCTATTTGCTTACTGGGCCGCCCGGCGTCGGCAAGACTACGCTGATTAAGGGAGCTATCTCCGCGGTAGAGCAAAAGGCCGGAGGATTCTATACCAGGGAGATACGAAAGCAAGGGGTGAGGCAAGGTTTTGAGATAGTGACCCTGGACGGAGCCAGCGCTATCCTGGCGAGCGTTGATTTTCATGGCCCTCATCGGGTGAGCAAGTATGGAGTGATGGTGGATAACCTGGATAACGTCGGTGTGGCTGCTTTGCGCTGGGCCACAAGAGAGTGCAACATCATAGTGGTTGACGAGATAGGGAAAATGGAGCTCTTCTCGCTGGCTTTCAGGGAGGCAGTGCTGGAGGCTTTGGATAGTGGGAAGAAATTGCTCGGTACTATCATGCTAGCTCCCCATCCTTGGGCTGACCGCCTCAAGCGGGATCCCAGGGTGGAGGTAGTCATGGTGTCCAGAACTGATCAGCAGAGAGTGGCACAGGAACTGCAAGGCTGGCTGAGGGGAGACTGA
- the mtnP gene encoding S-methyl-5'-thioadenosine phosphorylase: MAEAKLAVIGGSGLYQIEGLSNVKETKISTPFGDPSDAVTLGSLEGMGVAFLPRHGKGHRINPTEIPARANIYALKSLGVEWIISVSAVGSLREEIHPGDLVIPNQLIDRTKSRVNTFFGDGLVAHVGFAEPFCPVLSHILFQTASEAGAVVHNGGIHVVMEGPLFSTKAESHLYRSWGASIIGMTALPEAKLAREAEICYATLAFVTDYDCWHDTLGTVTVEMVIQNLRHNVEMSKKILRRAVAQVPKKRECQCATALKNAIITAPEVIPAALKQKLHVLIGSYVK, translated from the coding sequence GTGGCTGAGGCAAAGCTGGCCGTTATAGGCGGTAGCGGCCTGTACCAGATAGAGGGTTTGAGCAATGTCAAGGAAACGAAGATCAGTACTCCTTTTGGCGATCCGAGCGATGCCGTTACTCTGGGGAGTCTGGAAGGCATGGGGGTCGCTTTCCTTCCCAGGCACGGCAAAGGGCATCGCATCAATCCTACGGAGATCCCGGCCAGAGCTAACATCTATGCCCTCAAGTCACTGGGCGTAGAATGGATAATCTCGGTCAGTGCTGTCGGCAGCCTCAGGGAAGAAATTCACCCTGGGGATCTGGTAATACCCAACCAGCTTATCGACCGTACCAAAAGTCGGGTGAACACCTTCTTCGGAGACGGTCTGGTGGCGCACGTCGGCTTTGCCGAGCCTTTTTGCCCCGTGTTGAGCCACATCTTGTTTCAAACAGCCAGTGAAGCCGGGGCTGTAGTGCATAACGGCGGAATCCACGTGGTAATGGAAGGCCCCCTGTTCTCGACAAAAGCCGAATCGCATCTCTATCGTAGCTGGGGCGCTAGCATCATCGGCATGACTGCTCTGCCTGAGGCTAAGTTGGCCAGGGAGGCAGAGATCTGCTACGCCACCCTGGCCTTCGTCACGGACTATGACTGCTGGCACGATACCCTTGGGACGGTCACCGTAGAGATGGTGATACAGAACCTGCGCCACAACGTAGAGATGTCCAAGAAGATTTTGAGGAGAGCGGTGGCTCAAGTCCCAAAGAAACGGGAATGCCAGTGTGCTACCGCCCTGAAGAACGCCATCATCACGGCACCGGAAGTCATTCCAGCAGCACTGAAGCAAAAGCTGCATGTGCTTATTGGTAGTTATGTCAAATAG